One genomic segment of Lytechinus pictus isolate F3 Inbred chromosome 18, Lp3.0, whole genome shotgun sequence includes these proteins:
- the LOC129282021 gene encoding carbohydrate sulfotransferase 4-like, which produces MARIKSLIRRNQCTILYHAILLVFVFVVISNYGDITNVAKCRLFYQRRDVNTREDNLDTNPSMPLVDHVEKSLDELNSDVRDPGEGVEGVAQGRPRDNATSPVQENAELLGEGGSPENDFGKFKDNRQLPYDLHDIHAQILQNIPMIPRVNRVEAVPRVRPHRKPYEAVKHHFRKKAGVVHGPAMPEREMTKRANVLIIAAMRTGSSFLGELFQQRGDFFYMFEPGMQIMHRLDSLNLTRRVIYTKLIEMLQDFYRCDFASVPFFVDELNRTTLFARKQMIPALVSPQFCRKRMPGERPRDACQDVSVKVLETACRTKDHTAVKSIRVLDINLMISAVKDPDLNLKLIHLIRDPRSMILSRLKLNFPAVKVFNVTELSDVYRNILLKYCSSWLQNYEIGHYVPLMRKNYLMVRYEDLALEPYAYTKRIYDFVGVGAEIPPSMQTWLDTNTNVNDPSQKKAAAFSTKRDSKEVLVRWKSRLTLEMAQAIEEVGDCSRLMKATGYKLIGNDFEMLSNSDHLVDTFPVPELDINAFDFL; this is translated from the coding sequence ATGGCGAGAATCAAGAGCCTGATACGCCGTAACCAATGTACCATTCTTTACCACGCCATTCTTCTCGTCTTCGTTTTTGTAGTCATTTCCAACTACGGCGATATCACTAACGTTGCTAAGTGCAGATTGTTTTACCAAAGGAGGGATGTCAACACGAGAGAGGACAACTTGGACACCAACCCGTCCATGCCGCTAGTCGACCACGTCGAGAAGTCGTTGGATGAGTTGAATTCTGACGTTCGGGACCCTGGTGAAGGAGTGGAGGGTGTGGCACAAGGGCGACCTCGAGACAATGCCACCTCTCCCGTCCAGGAAAATGCCGAGCTTTTAGGAGAAGGTGGTTCCCCTGAAAATGATTTTGGGAAGTTTAAAGATAACCGACAACTTCCGTATGATCTTCACGATATTCATGCTCAGATACTTCAAAACATTCCCATGATACCGCGCGTAAATAGAGTCGAAGCGGTGCCGCGAGTTCGACCGCACAGGAAGCCATATGAAGCCGTTAAACATCACTTCAGAAAAAAGGCAGGTGTAGTTCATGGACCAGCAATGCCTGAGAGGGAAATGACCAAGAGGGCGAATGTTCTTATTATTGCCGCAATGAGGACAGGCTCGTCCTTTCTTGGGGAATTGTTTCAGCAGAGAGGGGACTTCTTCTACATGTTTGAACCAGGAATGCAAATAATGCACAGGCTCGACTCGTTAAACCTGACCCGACGAGTGATCTACACAAAACTCATCGAAATGCTGCAGGACTTCTACCGTTGCGACTTCGCTTCCGTTCCTTTCTTTGTAGACGAATTGAATCGAACAACATTATTCGCCCGCAAGCAAATGATTCCCGCCCTAGTTTCACCTCAGTTCTGCCGCAAGCGTATGCCAGGAGAACGTCCTCGAGATGCGTGCCAAGATGTGAGCGTGAAGGTCCTGGAGACTGCGTGTAGAACGAAAGACCACACTGCCGTCAAATCTATCAGGGTACTGGACATTAACCTTATGATATCAGCAGTCAAAGACCCTGATCTGAACCTGAAGCTGATCCACTTGATCCGCGATCCTAGGAGTATGATTTTATCACgattaaaacttaattttccTGCTGTCAAAGTATTCAATGTGACTGAGCTATCCGATGTATATCGCAACATCCTCTTGAAGTATTGCTCCAGCTGGCTCCAGAACTATGAGATAGGACACTATGTGCCTTTGATGAGGAAGAACTACTTGATGGTGCGCTATGAGGATCTGGCACTAGAACCCTATGCTTACACAAAAAGAATATACGACTTCGTTGGTGTTGGTGCTGAAATTCCTCCTTCCATGCAGACGTGGTTGGACACCAACACCAATGTCAACGATCCAAGCCAGAAGAAGGCTGCCGCCTTCTCGACTAAGAGGGATTCGAAGGAAGTCTTGGTCAGATGGAAGTCGAGACTCACCTTAGAAATGGCTCAAGCCATCGAAGAAGTTGGTGATTGCAGTCGACTCATGAAAGCAACTGGGTATAAACTCATTGGGAATGATTTTGAGATGCTGAGCAATTCTGACCACCTTGTCGACACATTCCCAGTACCTGAGCTTGATATCAACGCATTTGACTTTTTGTAG
- the LOC129281211 gene encoding probable glutathione S-transferase 7 yields the protein MPSYKISYFNIRGLAEPARMMLALRGCEYVDERFSHEEWPQRKIDKAAYPLGQAPVLTVDGKVVIPQIRAICRYLASELDFFGTTRLEGAQIDVILETLTDIGKKLVPILLNPDESKKAELGKEFVQSSSKPYFSYLDELIKDAGGKYFVGNKISLADIEVFHTLDMMTNSKYAIEGVLDAYPQLSAFYKFFKEEGPLDSYLKSRPVTDA from the exons ATGCCAAGCTACAAAATAAGCTACTTCAACATTCGCGGTCTCGCCGAGCCCGCCCGAATGATGCTCGCGCTACGAGGCTGTGAGTACGTGGACGAAAGATTCTCACACGAGGAATGGCCACAACGAAAGATTGACAAGGCTG CATATCCTCTCGGGCAAGCTCCGGTCCTGACAGTTGATGGCAAGGTGGTTATCCCGCAAATCAGGGCGATTTGTAGATATCTCGCTTCCGAGCTAG ATTTCTTCGGAACAACACGTTTGGAAGGAGCTCAGATTGACGTCATCCTGGAAACGCTCACTGACATCGGAAAAAAACTTGTACCTATTCTTCTGAACCCAGATGAAAGTAAGAAG GCTGAATTGGGGAAAGAGTTTGTCCAGTCTTCTTCCAAACCCTACTTCTCTTATCTTGACGAACTAATCAAGGATGCAGGCGGGAAGTACTTCGTGGGAAACAAG ATCTCATTGGCGGACATCGAAGTCTTTCACACGCTGGATATGATGACGAACAGCAAGTACGCTATAGAGGGCGTCCTCGATGCCTACCCTCAACTGAGTGCCTTCTACAAGTTCTTCAAGGAGGAAGGTCCTTTGGATTCTTACCTGAAATCTCGACCCGTCACGGACGCAtaa
- the LOC129281189 gene encoding glutathione S-transferase 3-like, with translation MPNYKLIYFDARGRAEPARMMFTLRGINFVDDRFKHEEWPQRKTNKEMFPTGQAPVLMIDDKVIPQSNAICRYLARELDFYGANNLEGAQIDIVLETMGDIELKLHHVYVGQSEEKKAEQKKEFVEKTSKPYFSYLDQLIQAAGGKNFGGNKLSLADIHVFNMLDMMTNSKYAIEGVLDAYPQLSAFYKFFKEEGPLKAYIASRPVTDS, from the exons ATGCCCAACTATAAACTGATCTACTTTGATGCCCGTGGTCGTGCCGAGCCTGCCCGTATGATGTTTACTCTTAGGGGTATCAACTTTGTCGATGACCGTTTTAAACACGAGGAATGGCCGCAGCGAAAGACCAATAAAGAAA TGTTTCCCACTGGACAAGCTCCCGTTTTGATGATTGACGACAAGGTGATTCCGCAGAGTAACGCCATTTGCAGGTATCTGGCCAGGGAGTTAG ATTTTTATGGAGCTAATAACTTAGAAGGAGCTCAGATCGACATCGTCCTCGAAACCATGGGCGACATCGAGCTTAAGTTACATCACGTCTACGTAGGACAATCTGAAGAGAAGAAG GCTGAGCAGAAGAAAGAGTTTGTGGAAAAGACGTCCAAACCCTACTTTTCTTATCTTGATCAACTCATCCAAGCAGCAGGCGGGAAGAATTTTGGAGGAAATAAG CTCTCACTGGCTGATATCCACGTCTTCAACATGCTGGATATGATGACTAACAGCAAGTATGCTATAGAGGGCGTCCTCGATGCCTACCCTCAGCTGAGTGCCTTCTACAAGTTCTTCAAGGAGGAAGGTCCTCTCAAGGCTTACATTGCATCGCGGCCCGTCACAGATTCTTAG